The following coding sequences lie in one Heliangelus exortis chromosome 6, bHelExo1.hap1, whole genome shotgun sequence genomic window:
- the KLHL23 gene encoding kelch-like protein 23 isoform X2, giving the protein MAAGGQEECAYLYQDPAHPADFLEAFRAFYLDGLFTDITLQCASSGVIFHCHRAALAACSSYFKAMFTADMKEKSKSQIRLPGLSHAVLEALVNYAYTSQIQITKRNVQSLLQAADLLQFVSVKKACEQFLVRHLDTDNCIGMHSFAEYHNCSELEKESRRILLWQFEEVWKQEEFLDIGKEKLSYILSRENLNVWKEEVAIEAVVKWVAHNVEERIEDICELLSCINVDLDNMYLRSALSLHKKCRLNDSKIRSLVYNALNPSPKGLSRRPTAAMYVIGGYYWHPLSEVHVWDPLTNTWLQGTEMPDHTRESYGVSSLGPDIYVTGGYRTESIEALDTVWIYNSERDEWTEGCPMLGARYYHCTVPLGGCVYALGGYRKGAPVQEAEFYDPLKKKWLPIANMIKGVGNATACVLHEIIYVTGGHYGYRGSCTYDKIQRYHSGSNEWSIVTTSPHPEYGLCSITLQNKIYFVGGQTTITDCYDPEQNEWKQMAHMMERRMECGAVVMNGCIYVTGGYSYSKGTYLQSIEKYNPELNQWEAVGNLPSAMRSHGCVCVYNV; this is encoded by the exons ATGGCCGCGGGCGGGCAGGAGGAGTGCGCGTACCTCTACCAGGACCCCGCTCACCCCGCCGATTTCCTGGAGGCGTTCCGGGCTTTTTACCTGGATGGGCTGTTCACCGACATCACCCTGCAGTGCGCTTCTTCGGGGGTCATCTTCCACTGCCACAGAGCTGCCTTGGCGGCTTGCAGCAGTTATTTCAAAGCCATGTTCACTGCCGATATGAAAGAGAAATCTAAAAGCCAAATCAGACTTCCCGGGCTCAGCCATGCCGTGCTGGAAGCCCTCGTGAATTATGCATACACATCACAGATCCAGATAACAAAGAGAAATGTCCAAAGCCTACTCCAGGCTGCAGACCTCCTCCAGTTCGTGTCAGTAAAGAAAGCCTGTGAGCAGTTTCTGGTGAGGCACTTAGACACTGACAACTGCATAGGGATGCACTCCTTTGCCGAATACCACAATTGCTCGGAGCTAGAGAAAGAGTCCAGGAGGATATTGCTGTGGCAGTTTGAAGAAGTGTGGAAGCAGGAAGAGTTTCTGGACATTGGCAAGGAGAAGCTCTCTTATATTCTCTCCAGAGAGAATCTCAATGTTTGGAAAGAAGAGGTGGCCATCGAAGCTGTTGTTAAGTGGGTTGCACACAATGTGGAAGAAAGAATTGAAGATATCTGTGAACTGCTGAGCTGCATCAATGTGGACTTGGATAACATGTATTTGAGGTCAGCTTTAAGCCTGCACAAAAAATGCCGACTCAATGACAGTAAGATTAGGTCACTCGTATACAACGCATTGAACCCCAGTCCCAAAGGCCTTTCCAGAAGACCCACAGCAGCCATGTATGTGATTGGAGGTTATTATTGGCATCCCTTATCAGAAGTGCATGTTTGGGATCCTTTAACCAACACGTGGCTCCAGGGAACAGAGATGCCAGATCACACCAGAGAGAGTTATGGGGTCAGTAGCTTGGGACCAGACATATATGTGACAGGAGGCTATAGAACAGAGAGCATTGAAGCCCTTGACACCGTCTGGATATATAACAGTGAGAGAGATGAGTGGACAGAAGGCTGCCCCATGCTTGGTGCAAGGTATTACCACTGCACAGTTCCCTTGGGTGGCTGCGTCTACGCGTTGGGTGGTTACCGAAAGGGAGCTCCAGTGCAAGAAGCTGAGTTCTATGATCCTCTAAAAAAGAAATGGCTTCCTATTGCAAACATGATCAAAG GTGTTGGAAATGCCACTGCCTGTGTCCTGCATGAAATCATCTATGTAACCGGAGGCCACTATGGGTACAGGGGAAGCTGCACCTATGATAAAATCCAGAGGTACCATTCAGGTAGCAATGAGTGGAGTATAGTCACCACAAGTCCACATCCAG aatatGGATTGTGTTCGATTACATTACAAAACAAGATCTATTTTGTGGGTGGACAGACTACGATCACAGACTGCTATGACCCAGAGCAAAACGAGTGGAAGCAAATGGCTCACATGATGGAGAGGAGGATGGAGTGTGGCGCGGTGGTGATGAATGGATGCATCTATGTCACAGGAGGATATTCCTATTCAAAAGGAACATATCTGCAGAGTATTGAGAAATACAACCCAGAACTGAATCAATGGGAAGCAGTAGGTAATCTTCCCAGTGCCATGCGGTCACATGGCTGTGTCTGTGTTTATAATGTGTAA
- the KLHL23 gene encoding kelch-like protein 23 isoform X1, whose protein sequence is MAAGGQEECAYLYQDPAHPADFLEAFRAFYLDGLFTDITLQCASSGVIFHCHRAALAACSSYFKAMFTADMKEKSKSQIRLPGLSHAVLEALVNYAYTSQIQITKRNVQSLLQAADLLQFVSVKKACEQFLVRHLDTDNCIGMHSFAEYHNCSELEKESRRILLWQFEEVWKQEEFLDIGKEKLSYILSRENLNVWKEEVAIEAVVKWVAHNVEERIEDICELLSCINVDLDNMYLRSALSLHKKCRLNDSKIRSLVYNALNPSPKGLSRRPTAAMYVIGGYYWHPLSEVHVWDPLTNTWLQGTEMPDHTRESYGVSSLGPDIYVTGGYRTESIEALDTVWIYNSERDEWTEGCPMLGARYYHCTVPLGGCVYALGGYRKGAPVQEAEFYDPLKKKWLPIANMIKGVGNATACVLHEIIYVTGGHYGYRGSCTYDKIQRYHSGSNEWSIVTTSPHPDYDHRLL, encoded by the exons ATGGCCGCGGGCGGGCAGGAGGAGTGCGCGTACCTCTACCAGGACCCCGCTCACCCCGCCGATTTCCTGGAGGCGTTCCGGGCTTTTTACCTGGATGGGCTGTTCACCGACATCACCCTGCAGTGCGCTTCTTCGGGGGTCATCTTCCACTGCCACAGAGCTGCCTTGGCGGCTTGCAGCAGTTATTTCAAAGCCATGTTCACTGCCGATATGAAAGAGAAATCTAAAAGCCAAATCAGACTTCCCGGGCTCAGCCATGCCGTGCTGGAAGCCCTCGTGAATTATGCATACACATCACAGATCCAGATAACAAAGAGAAATGTCCAAAGCCTACTCCAGGCTGCAGACCTCCTCCAGTTCGTGTCAGTAAAGAAAGCCTGTGAGCAGTTTCTGGTGAGGCACTTAGACACTGACAACTGCATAGGGATGCACTCCTTTGCCGAATACCACAATTGCTCGGAGCTAGAGAAAGAGTCCAGGAGGATATTGCTGTGGCAGTTTGAAGAAGTGTGGAAGCAGGAAGAGTTTCTGGACATTGGCAAGGAGAAGCTCTCTTATATTCTCTCCAGAGAGAATCTCAATGTTTGGAAAGAAGAGGTGGCCATCGAAGCTGTTGTTAAGTGGGTTGCACACAATGTGGAAGAAAGAATTGAAGATATCTGTGAACTGCTGAGCTGCATCAATGTGGACTTGGATAACATGTATTTGAGGTCAGCTTTAAGCCTGCACAAAAAATGCCGACTCAATGACAGTAAGATTAGGTCACTCGTATACAACGCATTGAACCCCAGTCCCAAAGGCCTTTCCAGAAGACCCACAGCAGCCATGTATGTGATTGGAGGTTATTATTGGCATCCCTTATCAGAAGTGCATGTTTGGGATCCTTTAACCAACACGTGGCTCCAGGGAACAGAGATGCCAGATCACACCAGAGAGAGTTATGGGGTCAGTAGCTTGGGACCAGACATATATGTGACAGGAGGCTATAGAACAGAGAGCATTGAAGCCCTTGACACCGTCTGGATATATAACAGTGAGAGAGATGAGTGGACAGAAGGCTGCCCCATGCTTGGTGCAAGGTATTACCACTGCACAGTTCCCTTGGGTGGCTGCGTCTACGCGTTGGGTGGTTACCGAAAGGGAGCTCCAGTGCAAGAAGCTGAGTTCTATGATCCTCTAAAAAAGAAATGGCTTCCTATTGCAAACATGATCAAAG GTGTTGGAAATGCCACTGCCTGTGTCCTGCATGAAATCATCTATGTAACCGGAGGCCACTATGGGTACAGGGGAAGCTGCACCTATGATAAAATCCAGAGGTACCATTCAGGTAGCAATGAGTGGAGTATAGTCACCACAAGTCCACATCCAG ACTACGATCACAGACTGCTATGA
- the PHOSPHO2 gene encoding pyridoxal phosphate phosphatase PHOSPHO2 — protein sequence MKLLLVFDFDHTIIDGNSDTWIVKCAPEKKLPNGLRNSYQPGHWTDYMGRVFVYLGDNGVKEDEMKKTMTTIPFTVGMVDLLGFISENKELFDCIIVSDSNTVFIDWILKAADFHKVFDEVFTNPAAFSSTGYLTVQNFHAHHCAECPKNLCKRKVLEEFLEKQLEQGVSYTQIVYIGDGGNDLCPVMFLKKGDIAMPRKGYTLEKKISQLAQELCPVECSVLVWSSAIDIMSYLKVLIKK from the coding sequence ATGAAATTGCTGTTGGTTTTTGATTTTGACCACACAATCATAGATGGAAATAGTGATACCTGGATTGTGAAATGTGCTCCTGAGAAAAAACTTCCTAACGGATTAAGGAACTCCTACCAACCAGGACACTGGACAGACTATATGGGCAGAGTCTTTGTCTACTTGGGAGACAATGGTGTCAAAGAagatgagatgaaaaaaacGATGACAACAATTCCTTTCACTGTGGGAATGGTAGATCTGCTGGGTTTTATTAGTGAGAACAAAGAGTTGTTTGACTGCATAATTGTTTCAGATTCTAATACAGTATTTATTGACTGGATTTTGAAAGCTGCTGACTTCCACAAGGTGTTTGATGAAGTGTTTACAAACCCTGCAGCATTCAGCAGTACTGGCTATCTTACTGTACAGAACTTCCATGCTCACCACTGTGCAGAGTGCCCTAAAAACCTTTGCAAAAGGAAAGTTTTAGAAGAATTTCTAGAAAAACAGTTGGAGCAGGGAGTAAGTTATACACAAATTGTATATATAGGTGATGGTGGGAATGACTTATGTCCAGTAATGTTTTTGAAGAAAGGTGATATTGCTATGCCCAGGAAGGGATACACCTTGGAGAAGAAAATTTCTCAGCTGGCCCAAGAGCTCTGTCCTGTGGAGTGTTCTGTTCTGGTCTGGTCATCTGCTATTGACATTATGTCTTATCTAAAAGTgcttataaagaaataa
- the CFAP210 gene encoding LOW QUALITY PROTEIN: cilia- and flagella- associated protein 210 (The sequence of the model RefSeq protein was modified relative to this genomic sequence to represent the inferred CDS: inserted 2 bases in 1 codon), with protein sequence MAAGRPGGPRRRGQQLGPPHHLEESNVLDGYFLPIEVDLHQVIVLPKAEWERIQDSLDSRTREAARILAEQKEREEMRLRSKAAVKDWPNTITNLVQQKLKAKQLREEKEEEKRKLLDLEEAQFQAEKRKEVLDRAKTYLFHQNDRVKAFHNALLLAEVLRERDAQVELKKLKSDVNQKKNKETEHKDTEAISKEKEKAHQHYLNEQALRRYQLEQIKEHEHQADLAKLEDKREGEQIQRLYQLYQKEIQRKMEKKKEEKAEHQRLHHEHLANQKILKAIEEQKQMEEDDRINTYFKAKESIAKMVKEKEAKMRRARQERQDKMVNQLAAQMNEVLKREDDSFAKDVAKKEAEEIKKREEKEAKEKAALESIAEYRATVMKRKEEKEREEKAEGKKERDEITEKYRVYLETEKAKKQKQHNASMEVQKILIQQMAEKQAKKQQEKEADLDYETQREAIALCKEREFQSYAKQVIESESKATHHLYPLLKASKMXKRTRTQPFSRGRQGLNTSFQAQNGAGNQLPCCSCTTAQEVRHMK encoded by the exons ATGGCTGCGGGCAGGCCCGGGGGTCCCCGCCGGAGGGGGCAGCAGCTCGGAC CACCACATCATTTGGAAGAAAGCAACGTTCTAGATGGGTATTTTCTTCCAATTGAAGTTGATCTTCATCAGGTAATTGTATTGCCAAAAGCAGAATGGGAAAGGATTCAGGACAGTCTTGACAGCAGAACTAGAGAAGCAGCACGCATCCTGGCTGAGCAGAAAGAACGGGAAGAAATGCGCTTACGCTCCAAAGCTGCTGTGAAAGACTGGCCCAATACCATCACT AACCTGGTCCAACAGAAACTTAAAGCCAAACAGTTAcgtgaagaaaaggaagaggaaaaaaggaagttaCTTGATTTGGAAGAAGCACAGTTCCAAGCAGAAAAACGGAAGGAGGTTCTTGATCGTGCAAAAACCTACCTATTCCATCAGAATGACAGAGTGAAAGCATTCCAT AATGCCCTTCTACTTGCTGAGGTCCTAAGAGAAAGAGATGCTCAAGTTGAACTGAAAAAGTTGAAGTCAGATGTTAAccaaaagaagaataaagaaacagaacataaaGATACAGAAGCTatttccaaggaaaaagaaaaggcacatcAACATTATCTGAATGAACAGGCATTGCGCAGATATCAACTAGAACA AATAAAGGAGCACGAGCATCAGGCAGATCTGGCCAAGCTAGAAGACAAAAGAGAAGGGGAACAAATACAGAGATTGTACCAGTTGTACCAAAaggaaattcagagaaaaatggaaaagaaaaaggaggaaaaagctgaaCACCAGAGGCTGCATCAT GAGCACTTAGCTAACCAGAAAATACTCAAAGCCATAGAGGAAcaaaaacaaatggaagaagaTGATCGGATCAACacttattttaaagcaaaggaaagcatTGCCAAGATggtaaaagagaaagaagccaAAATGCGTAG agcacgGCAGGAACGGCAGGACAAAATGGTTAACCAGTTAGCTGCACAAATGAATGAGGTGTTAAAGAGGGAAGATGACAGTTTTGCTAAAGATGttgcaaaaaaagaagctgaagaaataaaaaaacgCGAAGAGAAAGAAGCGAAAGAAAAAGCAGCCCTTGAATCTATTGCTGAATACAGAGCCACTGTG atgaagaggaaagaggaaaaggagagagaggaaaaagcagagggtAAAAAAGAACGTGATGAGATAACAGAAAAGTACCGCGTCTACCTGGAAACGGAAAAAgccaagaaacaaaaacaacacaacgCAAGCATGGAAGTGCAGAAAATTCTGATCCAGCAAATG GCTGAAAAGCAGGCcaaaaaacagcaggaaaaagaagcagacTTGGACTACGAAACTCAGCGAGAGGCTATTGCACTTTGTAAGGAGCGTGAATTTCAAAGCTATGCAAAGCAAGTTATTGAATCAGAGTCCAAGGCTACACATCATCTTTATCCTCTTCTCAAAGCATCCAAAAT GAAGAGGACTAGGACACAGCCATTTTCCAGAGGAAGACAAGGATTAAACACTAGTTTTCAAGCACAGAATGGTGCTGGGAATCAGTTACCCTGCTGTAGCTGTACTACTGCTCAAGAAGTTAGACACATGAAATAG